Within the Lacerta agilis isolate rLacAgi1 chromosome Z, rLacAgi1.pri, whole genome shotgun sequence genome, the region GGTACTTCACACCAGTTTGCTTACCACACAATAACTTAatatcagctgataggtgtggaaaacctgttgactgttaaggACTGCtgatcacccttctgagtaatacccctccccactccctcactatatttaagggtctggtgacttccgtttcagtgtatctgaagaagtgtgcatgcacacgaaagctcataccaagaacaaacatagttggtctctaaggtgctactggaaggaatttttttattttattttgttttgactatggcagaccaacacggctacctacatgtaaaCAGATCTTAAAGATAAGCAAATAATAGGATACCTACTGATGGCTGCCAAACAGTGTAAGGCTCTGAATGGTAGAACTGTGGCTTACTGTTATAATAATGAATGGTTTATAGTTTTTTATGGAAAAACTAACACAGAAACTGAGGGTGCTACATGGCATTTCTGAAATGAACAGATTTATTACAGTCTGGGATTCATTTATAAATTAACAACAGAGCCAACATCCACCCTTACACCATGTACAAATCTGTAACTCATTGTGGTATAACATCACATTGTTTTCTTGTCATACTCTGCCTTCATAATGCCTGAAATAAGGGGGCAAACAGCATAGATTAAGTAAATAACACTAAGGCAATTTTTACCTTTTTGCCTTCATTTCTTCATTTGCATGGGTTTAATGCACAACATAGATATATGCGTTTGTTCTTGTAGATCATGATCTATAAACTCACTTTGCTTCCTATGGCATGAAAGACACTTTTTGCATAAAAGAAAATGGCTTAAATTTAAGTGGATTGTTCTGGAAAAGTGGGACGCTTTTGGAAAGGGTGAGAACGTTTCAACATTATATTTTACCATACCAACACTACATAACGATGTTGTTTTATGAACAGTAATGTTCCATTTCAACTCtgtattgttttctgttttcttgaaaattaataaaatatttatgaaggagagagagagagagagagagagagagagagagagagagagagagaggaacaagtGAAGGAAATTAGTCCATCTAAACAAACTTGTTTTCCGGGCAAGATGTTCTTCATCTCTTTTGCCAGCAGAGGGTGACTAAAGATTGCTCTAAATCTTCTTTTTACATTTGGCAATGACTATTGTTTGCACTTTGGGCTTCAACAGAGAGATAAATCAAGTGGAAAGTTTCTGTGGAGAAATGTCACAGTCCTAAGCACAGATACTTGTCACAGGACCAATCTCTCGTGACATGCCCCACGAGCTGCTTGACTTTACAAGTTGCTCCAGTGACACCAGGCATCTGTGCTGAGGATCCTTAAAACCAGGTCAAGGCCCCCTGTGGTGACTCAGTGAgctggcttagaatcatagaactgtaggctAGGGTTGgacgggacccccaagggtcatatcATCAGAGCTAAAGAATCTGTAATCGATGACTATCCAACCTCTTAGcttgagtgtgtgtgagagagtttgtAGGGGGACAAACAGCTCAAcccacaccaccaccattattattGGAGAATCagagtattgtagagttggagtcatctactccaaccccctacaatgaagGACTTGCTGCATTATTCCTTCACAGTGGTGCCTCTGATCAGGCCTAGCCTGGCTCACACCATGAATGcagctcagctctctctctcaGGGCTAGACTAAGCACCTGTGCCCTTGTGAGTAGAGCTGTTACAGTGTGTTTGTCTGAAcctgcacatgtgcccatcaccCAGGTGGCCACTGCTGGAGAAcagatgctgaattagatggagcattgttctgatccagcagggctgttcttatgctATTATGATCTGGCCACTAACTCTGAACTTTGAAACAAGAAAGTAAACTTTCACTTCTTGAAAGGAGATTGGAGGCCAATGGCCAAGATGCAAGAAATTGCTGGTTAGACTCTGGGATTTGGAGTCAAAACTAGAAAATGGTACAGAAATACTTCCACCAAGCATAATTTGAAATGTTTGCAAATAAGGGCTGCAATATActtttttgtgtgggtttttttttttttttttggtctttgtCCTTTTATTCTGAAAAGCCAACATTTATGAACTTGTAAACATCAAGTCAACCTTAAATAACAGTGGCAACTAAGTTAGAAAAAGAGACAGACTTAAAAAGGCACAAACATCAGAAACACGCAACAGCTTTTCTCGAAATGGGTGCAATGGCTCCTTCCTAGAGTGGAGAGGAATCGCCTCCAGGAACAAATCCAACTTCTCTGCATGTGCGCATGGATGCAGGCAGACACTGTCCTTtctaaaggaggggagggggctgctgtgCCTGGCTTGAGCTTGCAATGCAAAGCCTCTCTCCTGTAATGCATCTGCTCCTGAAACACACTGTCAACAGCAGACTTGTAGTGGACAgcacttctccccacccctggaatTGGTAGCAGGAAGAGTATGCACTCCTGGCCATAAATAGGTATACGAAAGCCATGTGGTGCTTGAGCTGGAGCATTTTGGAATACTGTTCAGTGTTCCCAGAGAATGGGGGGTGGGCAAGGTTAATAAGAGCAAGGTGAcccttttgctgggggggggggctatcctGGAAGAGGGGAACCTCTGACCTTACAAGGCTTCCTCCTCTCCTgggtggaagggaagggagagaaacggGAGCTGTGAGTGGGATGGGGATTCGTCCGCCAGCCCCTCCTGCACCAGAGGAGCCTTACATGGTTTTCCAGACCTTGTTGAGAAGTTTCACCACCTCCTCATAAATGACAAAAACAATGGCCACATCCAGACAGACCTGGCCAAGGTGGGGGACCATCCCTTTGTAGAACGCCAAAGGGCCCTCGTTTTTCAGGATCTCGTAGGCGCAATCCAGGGTGTTTCGGTACTTGTATGCTTCCAGTCCCTGCATCCTGGTCTTGATGACATCCAGGGGGGTGTTGCCAAAGACGCTGGCTGCTCCCGCAGTGGCCCCAAACGCAGCCGTGACAAATGGGTTCATCTCCCTGTGGGGGTCATCCCCTAGATACCAGTTGCAGAAGGAGGTCATGACGAAGAAGCGGATAGCCTGGTTGGAGCATTGCTTGAGGACGGTGGCCGTGAGGCCCTGGTAAGTCCCACACACAATTTCCCAAACTCCATGGGAAAAGCCTCTGTACCTGGGTGCCAGGGACCCCTGATCATGAATTAACTTCACCTTGATGGTCTCCATGGGACAGACGACCACCACGGCCTCTGCCACGCCAGCCCCAATGCCACACAGCAAACTCTTCTTGCTGTCCAGCTTCCCTTGAGGGTCCTTGGCAGAATTGCTGAAGACCTCAAAGACCCCAAACCTGACAGCAGATTTCGGGATGGAGCTGTACAGCAGGGAACTGAGGCTCCTATACAGCCCCCGGAAGACATGGTCCTGGACAGTCAGTCTCACACAGTGCCCAATGCTCTTGTAGCGAGATGGGTTGGCCCTCTCAtccagctgcagctgcctctttaCATACTCAGTGGGGAAGGTGATGCAGATCTCGATGCCCCCCGCAATGGCACCTGCCAGGATGGCCTTGCCCGGGTGGGTCAATTTGGGCCAGCCGGGTGCGGCAGCAGTGACTGGAGGGGCTTGAGCCCCGCCAGGCTCCGAGGTCTCAGCCATTCCGACACATCCAGGTGACTGTGAGGCTTGGGCTGCGATATACTTGATAGCTGCCAGATAATTGTTATATCATTTGATGCAACAGTATACTCTAGTGAGACAAAAAGGGACTGCAGATGTTTTTAATGgggctggtctctctctctctctccctcctttatTCATATTACTAAATTATTAATTCAGAATTATTGCTGTCCCTTTTATCCTTCACGGATGTCCTGATCAAATCAAAACCCATCAGATAAAATAAAGtttttcttcatgcagcacatagttaaactctggaactcactcccacaggaggcagtgatggtcaccaacctagatagcttaaaacaataaaaagattagagaaattaatggaggagagggctatcaatggctattagccacaatggttATGCTCCATCCTCCACAGTTCcgaataacagttgctgggacCACAGAAggcgagagggctcttgtgttcaggtcctgtttgtgggtttccattggttggctactgtgaaaacaggacgctggactaggtgGGGCCATTGACCTAATTCAGCAGTACTCTTCTGATGTCCTATTGTAAACTTTTCAACTTAACTTCGCAAGCTttagattttaaaatgttaaaagtatttgttgcaatgaagctgaaaggtTCGAAGATCTCCTTTGAAGTTTTGCCATTTTCCAATCAAAGTTCAAGAAACCTGCCAACCCAAAACAGGCGGATAAGTGACAAATGGGTGATCTGTGGCAGTGATTTGAATTGGGGGGCCAGAGAATAGAGGGGGGAAACCACCATCACTGTCTTCAGGCGCCTTGCCACGTTATGATTTGGAACAGAATTAAAAGGAGTCTTGAACAGCTGTGTTGCAGCTGGATTGATTTATCATCCCCTCAATAGGAGAGCAATTCAAGATCTTCCTCCTCTACCCCTAAAGTGCCAACTATCCACTTATCATCTCTTCCCACTTATGCATTGAAGAGGCCTGCCAAGACCATAATAGAATAATTATATCTCTTTATGCAGCCGTTCAACAACAGTGTACAGCCCATTCTGtgaatattcttcttcttcttctgcttcttcttcttcttcttcttcttcttcttcttcttcttcttcttcttcttctatcactcgtagctgagcaagattgtcttccataaacacagttttaacaaggagtccgtaagtgactgtggaggccaattctggatccacacgtccttccacaataTCTTACATTGCTCAGTGAAATATACTGTCGTaggttttgcgggggggggggggtcagtctggatgatgcgcTGAGGCACTTCCATTTCTTGGGGGCCTATACCCAGTGGGGGTTAGACTCTAATAGAGGAGGTTGCTGAACTAGTCAGAACTTTGTAAGAAAGTGATCTTAGCTGGCCACTGACGTGTCTTCATGGCATGCCAAAAGAATGATCTGGGCTGCATGAGAGGCAACCATGCAATGGAGCCCTCTATGCTGATGGGTGGgtctttcctccaccccccccctcacctAGTTCCTAGGTTGGAAAACACAAgccagtgtttgtgtgtgagagtcaagctggaagcaggctggaagctggagacacagagacctgtttgctctgtgctggatccaaagctgcgaCTAGTGGAGAACTTCTGCTCAGGCTGCATAtttgtgcaaataaaaccatatatcctaaagacaccacagcctcTGCTAACCTTCATTCCAAGAAAACTGAACCTGGATAAGCACCTGGAACACTTGGAGTCTCTTgcagctcagagattggggtggtgcaTAACAATTCTTTGCACTGATGTGTGAGCAGTGAAGCATTGAAtaggcagttacaggtgggtagccgtgttggtctgccatagtcaaaacaaaatcaaaaattctttccagtagcaccttagagaccaactgagtttgttcctggtatgagctttcgacttctgtttcagtgtatctgaagaagtgtgcatgtacacgaaagctcataccaggaacaaactcagttggtctctaaggtgctactggaaagaatttttgattttgtattgAATAGGCAGGCATGTtaattttcctctttgctttacAGCTGGGATAAACATTTAAAAGGAAGCAGGATCTGAACCACAAAGAAGCTGGCATGAATAAAGCTTCAGATTTAATCTGAAATGCAACATTCTGGATGCAGGGGTGCTTCTCTTTGTTTTCTTGGCCCACAAGGGAGTAAGGAGAACAGGAATATTTGTAGGATCCATGCCAATTCCCTCTGGATGAAGGAAAGTTAAATGCTTACCGGTATCCAGCAGAGGGTGGCAGCTCACTTTGAAAGCCGTACCCCTCCACAGTGAAGACAGTGCCTTGTTTCAAGTAGAAAACTATTCTGGAGAATTTTGTTCCAAAGCCAGAAAATAGCCAGTTGCGGCTAACATCAGAGGCAGATAAGTTGTCTCCTCCCAGAGCAACTTTTGGCCTCTGTTTCATCTCTGTGATCTAAAAGGACTATGGAAGTTGGCTGACCTAGATCAgttgttccccaccaccaccagccctgCATCCCTTGCAAATTGTCTCTGCCTGTTCAAGCTGCTACTAGATCAGACACATCCAAATCAGGAGTGGATTTAGTTCTCAGCAAGTATAGCTTGTCATCTTGCAGCTGTAGAGATAAGAAGGTTGCATAggatactgtagagttggaaaagattcagaaaaaggGCAAATAACCAAAGTGATGGAACGACTCCCCCATGAGGAAAGGTGACTTTTaagcttagagaaaaggcaagtaagaggtggaATGATAGATGATTATAAAATAATGACCAACATGGAGAAAAACAGATAAAGAAAAGTTTTCTCCCCATCTCTCATAACTtcagaactcatgggcatccaatgaagatgaacGTTGGAATTCgggcccattttttaaaaggactgtGCAGAGTGGAACTTGCtcacacaggaagcagtgatggccaccaacatggatgtcTTAAAAGGACAAATTCATCAAGTGTAGGGCTAttgatgactactagccatgatggctatgttctgcattgacagtggaggcagcaatgctgggaactgcaggaaggGTACTCTTATGCTCAGCTCCTGCCTGAGGGTTTCCCATCATGGCCACGATGGGAAGAACacaatgctggactggatgggccattggcctgatccagcagggctcttatctTTTGTTCTCAAGATCCCTTCCATTCATCTCCACCTTCTAGAGCTAATTCCTGCTTGATGTGAAACTGCCAAAGGGGACTGGTCATTTACCTGTTGGCAGGTGAATCTGCATTTTGCTAGTGGAGCCCTTGTATCATCCTTCCTTACAGGGGGCAGGGCAGCTCCCCAGTTACCTTCCCCACAGCAAGGCTGACTCCTAatccagtgtggcatagtggctagagcaggggtcagcaaactttttcagcagggggccggtccactgtccctcagaccttgtggagggccggactatattttgaaaaaaaaaatatgaacgaattcctatgccccacaaataacccagagatgcattttaaataaaagcacacattctactcatgtaaaaacacgctgattcccagaccgtctgcgggctggatttagaaggtgattgggccgcatccagcccctgggccttagtttggggacccctgggctagagcaTGGGACTTAGAAGCTCAGagagaccaggcttcaaatccccacttggtcactAAATTAGCTGGATgacttggaccagtcactgcctgaGAGgtactcagcctaacctatctcacaggggtGTAGTGAAGATAATGAGGGTGGAGGAGAATCATGCATACTACCTTGAACTCCTTGAATTgttgggggaatgaatgaatgaatgaatgaatgaatgtcaaCTGCCTATTGTctatccaggcatgtccaacagatagatcgtgatctactggtagaccactggacatctgcggtagatcactggtagattattggctgcccccaaagaagctgaacaactgtggctcccctaaaaaaaagctcaacattttacctcctccctgaaaaaaactcatcaactttgacccgaaccccccacaaaaagggggtagatcactgccagtttttaacagtgagtagatcgcagtctcttgggagttggccacccctggcagcCACTTACcctaaaatatagaatcatagaattgtagagttagaaggtaaacccaaaggaccatctagtccaatgccctgaaatgcaggaatcacagctaaagaatccctgagagatggcaATCCACCCTCTATAATAGTCTCCAAAAAAAGGACAGTCTACCATCTTCCAAGCCCTCTTAAGAATGCTCTTCCTTTTcttaaaataagattttattaaaactttttcataatacaatgcaataaaataaactaatctaaatgaaaacaaaagtggAGAGAAtaagagaaaaggaaatgcataGCCCTCTGTCAAAGGTAGCTTTTCACCTttgtctcacacagaaagtgGTGAAACCTCCCAGCACTCACCtaggagcttccctttcttctcctggtCTCGCACCTTGGGAAGccttcctttccctgcctctcactcagggCCTTTCTACCAACCATCAAACCACCTTCATGTGTGTGTAATCCTTCACCCCAATAATGGTCCAAAGCAGAGGATactaaaggaaaacaacaacaacaagaagaagaagaacaacataaaacaaaagaaaagggggtga harbors:
- the LOC117040461 gene encoding tricarboxylate transport protein, mitochondrial-like; the protein is MAETSEPGGAQAPPVTAAAPGWPKLTHPGKAILAGAIAGGIEICITFPTEYVKRQLQLDERANPSRYKSIGHCVRLTVQDHVFRGLYRSLSSLLYSSIPKSAVRFGVFEVFSNSAKDPQGKLDSKKSLLCGIGAGVAEAVVVVCPMETIKVKLIHDQGSLAPRYRGFSHGVWEIVCGTYQGLTATVLKQCSNQAIRFFVMTSFCNWYLGDDPHREMNPFVTAAFGATAGAASVFGNTPLDVIKTRMQGLEAYKYRNTLDCAYEILKNEGPLAFYKGMVPHLGQVCLDVAIVFVIYEEVVKLLNKVWKTM